The Lates calcarifer isolate ASB-BC8 linkage group LG6, TLL_Latcal_v3, whole genome shotgun sequence genome includes a region encoding these proteins:
- the mul1b gene encoding mitochondrial ubiquitin ligase activator of NFKB 1 — protein sequence MDSSGKPSTTQIVVFATSSALTALFYSIYRNRATTVARLKEAKKMSIDQDLKNILSETPGRCVPYAVIEGVVRNVKETLSSQFVDNCKGVIERLTLKEEKMVWNRTTHLWNSTEKVIHQRTNTVPFSLGSHDEDITAAVRVIRPLDAAELDLETTYENFHPTVQSLSSVIGHFISGERPKGIHETEEMLRVGDSITGVGELVLDNNLIKLQPPKQGFRYFLTRLDYESLLRKQGNSVRLWRILTLVFGVAACSTLIFILWKRYVHHRQSKKERSMLEEFKEQQKKRMRELNIEESNVSPTSCTVCLSRERSCVFLECGHVCACAQCYDALPEPKKCPICRAAIDRVVPLYNS from the exons ATGGACTCCAGTGGGAAACCCTCAACCACACAGATCGTGGTTTTTGCCACCAGCTCTGCCCTGACCGCACTCTTCTACTCCATTTACAGGAACAGAGCTACGACGGTTGCCAGATTAAAG GAAGCCAAGAAAATGTCCATTGACCAGGATTTGAAAAATATCCTGTCTGAAACCCCTGGAAGATGTGTCCCATATGCTGTCATAGAAG GTGTGGTGAGAAATGTGAAAGAAACTCTGAGCAGTCAGTTTGTTGATAACTGCAAAGGCGTCATTGAAAGACTGACactgaaggaggaaaagatGGTGTGGAATCGCACCACTCACCTGTG gaacagcacagagaaagtCATCCACCAGCGCACCAACACAGTTCCATTTTCCCTCGGGTCTCATGATGAAGATATCACTGCCGCAGTTCGAGTTATACGTCCACTAGATGCTGCAGAGTTGGACCTGGAGACCACATATGAGAACTTCCACCCCACAGTCCAGTCCCTGTCCAGTGTCATTGGCCATTTCATCAGCGGGGAACGGCCCAAGGGCATCCATGAAACAGAGGAGATGCTGCGGGTGGGAGACAGCATCACAGGGGTGGGAGAGCTGGTCCTGGATAACAACCTGATCAAGCTCCAACCTCCAAAGCAGGGCTTCCGTTATTTCCTCACCCGGCTGGACTACGAGTCTCTCCTGAGGAAGCAGGGGAATAGCGTCAGACTGTGGAGGATTCTGACTCTGGTCTTTGGCGTCGCTGCCTGCTCCACTCTCATCTTCATCCTGTGGAAGCGATATGTGCACCACCGACAGAGTAAGAAGGAGAGGAGCATGCTCGAGGAGTTCAAGGAGCAGCAGAAGAAACGAATGCGTGAACTTAACATAGAGGAGAGCAACGTGTCGCCAACTAGCTGTACTGTCTGCCTGAGCCGGGAGCGTTCGTGTGTGTTTCTGGAGTGTGGtcatgtgtgtgcctgtgctcAGTGCTATGACGCCCTGCCAGAGCCAAAGAAATGCCCCATCTGCAGGGCAGCTATTGACAGGGTGGTGCCTCTTTACAACAGCTAA
- the fam43b gene encoding protein FAM43B, whose amino-acid sequence MLPWRRNKFVLVEDETKSKPKSLGTGLTYHSILSSLLRSCPDLLPDCPFDWMGSIFHTKRQKVELNKEEPVYNVRYLGSVVTITAKGDGCTQEAVAKIWARSNYGEQSVKMRLTVGPQGIRMSADKSGKKKPLHLYSLNRITYCTADPCRPKILAWIYRHQVKNMAVVLRCHAVLVSKSEKALAIAHSLYQNATSAFSEFKRLKRQSDFRHCQQQLLGEEAVPLMPLRRLLNGQCHYRPPADNPGSATRLCSITEEEEEEEEDSKDEKQEAGESGEGVEEQQEKQKVLTTNTDPTQLLSELDIGDIARLEQCQINFVSDSNNNTFTFITSLV is encoded by the coding sequence ATGTTGCCCTGGAGAAGGAATAAGTTTGTTCTGGTGGAAGATGAAACCAAGAGTAAACCCAAGAGCCTGGGGACAGGGCTGACCTACcactccatcctctcctctttgctgCGCTCCTGTCCTGACTTGCTGCCCGACTGCCCCTTCGATTGGATGGGCAGCATCTTCCACACCAAAAGGCAAAAGGTGGAACTGAACAAAGAGGAGCCTGTTTACAATGTACGCTACCTGGGGAGTGTGGTCACCATCACGGCTAAGGGAGACGGCTGCACCCAGGAGGCAGTTGCCAAGATCTGGGCAAGGAGCAACTATGGGGAACAGAGTGTTAAGATGAGGTTAACAGTGGGGCCGCAAGGCATCCGGATGAGTGCTGACAAATCTGGGAAAAAGAAACCCCTTCATCTTTACTCCCTGAACAGAATCACCTACTGCACCGCTGACCCCTGCCGACCCAAGATCCTGGCCTGGATATACAGACACCAAGTCAAGAACATGGCAGTGGTGCTTCGGTGTCATGCTGTTCTGGTCAGCAAGTCGGAGAAGGCCCTGGCCATCGCCCACAGCCTCTACCAGAACGCCACCTCCGCCTTCAGCGAGTTCAAACGGCTGAAGCGTCAGAGTGATTTCCGGCActgccagcagcagctgctgggtGAGGAAGCGGTGCCCCTGATGCCACTGAGGAGGCTGCTGAATGGGCAGTGCCACTACAGACCGCCTGCCGACAACCCTGGGAGCGCCACCCGCCTCTGCTccatcacagaggaagaagaggaggaggaggaggacagcaaAGATGAGAAGCAGGAGGCGGGGGAATCAGGGGAGGGTGTagaagagcagcaggagaaacagaaggttttaacaacaaacacagaccCAACTCAGTTATTATCAGAGTTGGACATTGGAGATATTGCCAGACTGGAGCAGTGCCAAATTAACTTTGTCagtgacagcaacaacaacacgtTTACGTTTATAACCTCTCTAGTGTGA